A region of Brevundimonas sp. NIBR10 DNA encodes the following proteins:
- a CDS encoding tipN, with translation MKSRHRPPLNLSDPEPTAVEPTHAAEAFDMNLPVADEAVSPEPIPDPSPPPPLSERRRRRLLEEQRQADLRAARSEPDLPPAPPIEDLSPYPDLSPAVTPQFAESAEAPPVAFAEAPPPTAPAPSTTRVALEPVVGGRHAYLMAGLASALWVGGVASWAAYEFGSGAASLDPLRVALYVMIALLPAGLALMLAQSVRQGAGLAAETRRARSLAEALVAPTALAAQQTGQVLLTLRNDIDQAALAAERARNDLSLLREVLVQETGRLNEAAEAAGRTARRLSETLGRERDQMQTLGLHLDTQSAGVIDAVERQSRMVVDASDLAQTQLREAETALAARAADLAAAAVEAQDAARLAADDLARQTLRLENAGTGVSEQIQSVEEGLSQQRAALVTAAYALRTDQEDFSAQVESQRAQLTEQIDAARAVTGELGDTSARSADALKDLVEAATDQFRALVDMSQREADGFDAATKVSLDRFEALAAEARETLIEETRRALDALKATAEDSRAAAADAAAQAQLRADRLGEALFDAAQKADQAADSRIEGARRIVGETAGLVDEAGQRAIQKLDQTMDRMIAALGQVDAAISDLDERSARLPEEARARAEAVRATVEDGLAALAAASRKAAEDTEALDVGFQERVRRNYDMLTEAVRLMGVVSGETPASRRAASPPALTSDEPRQRPARVDEDRGFGLRGRLRLEPTEDQTRRAPPAATPDRLDWSDLVSGGAEPEVPLDLDQPVMPSDADAMADRITAAIRRMGVDPNALLPRSRVEEAAVAFAERDPDRARQIVRRVAPAAVRSVSRRVMSDPELRSDAERYVRAFSQKLSGSARTGDASGVLGALATDAGRAFMLLDAAVGDLA, from the coding sequence ATGAAATCCCGCCACCGGCCGCCGCTGAATCTGTCCGACCCCGAACCCACGGCGGTCGAGCCGACGCACGCGGCCGAAGCGTTCGACATGAATCTGCCTGTTGCCGATGAAGCGGTGTCACCCGAGCCGATCCCCGATCCTTCGCCGCCACCGCCCCTGTCGGAGCGTCGTCGCCGACGCCTGCTGGAGGAGCAACGCCAGGCCGATCTGCGCGCTGCCCGATCCGAACCCGACCTGCCGCCCGCCCCGCCGATCGAAGACCTCTCGCCCTATCCTGATCTGTCCCCGGCCGTGACGCCACAGTTCGCCGAGAGCGCTGAGGCACCACCGGTCGCCTTCGCGGAGGCCCCGCCGCCGACCGCGCCGGCGCCGTCCACGACCCGTGTCGCCCTGGAGCCTGTCGTCGGGGGTCGCCACGCCTATCTGATGGCCGGTCTGGCCTCGGCTCTCTGGGTCGGCGGGGTCGCGTCCTGGGCCGCCTATGAGTTCGGTTCGGGGGCCGCCTCGCTCGATCCCCTGCGCGTCGCCCTCTATGTGATGATCGCCCTGCTGCCCGCCGGGCTCGCCCTGATGCTGGCCCAGTCCGTGCGTCAGGGTGCCGGCCTGGCCGCCGAGACGCGCCGTGCCCGTAGTCTGGCCGAGGCCCTGGTCGCGCCGACGGCGCTCGCCGCGCAACAGACCGGACAGGTGCTGCTGACCCTGCGCAACGACATCGACCAGGCGGCCCTGGCCGCCGAGCGGGCCCGCAACGACCTGAGCCTGCTGCGCGAAGTCCTGGTCCAGGAGACCGGGCGGCTGAACGAGGCCGCCGAGGCGGCCGGTCGTACCGCGCGTCGCCTGTCCGAGACCCTGGGCCGTGAACGCGACCAGATGCAGACCCTGGGCCTGCACCTCGACACCCAGTCCGCCGGGGTGATCGACGCGGTCGAGCGTCAGTCGCGCATGGTGGTCGATGCGTCGGACTTGGCCCAGACCCAGTTGCGCGAGGCCGAAACGGCCTTGGCCGCCCGCGCCGCCGACCTCGCCGCCGCCGCCGTCGAGGCGCAGGACGCGGCCCGTCTGGCCGCAGACGATCTGGCCCGCCAGACCCTGCGGCTCGAGAACGCCGGCACCGGCGTTTCCGAACAGATCCAGTCGGTCGAAGAAGGCCTGAGCCAGCAGCGCGCCGCCCTGGTCACCGCCGCCTATGCCCTGCGGACCGATCAGGAGGACTTCTCCGCCCAGGTCGAAAGCCAGCGTGCCCAGCTGACCGAGCAGATCGACGCCGCTCGTGCGGTGACCGGCGAACTGGGCGACACTTCGGCCCGGTCGGCCGACGCCCTCAAGGATCTGGTCGAGGCGGCGACGGACCAGTTCCGCGCCCTGGTCGACATGTCCCAGCGCGAGGCCGACGGCTTCGACGCCGCCACCAAGGTCTCGCTCGACCGCTTCGAGGCCCTGGCGGCCGAGGCGCGCGAGACCCTGATTGAGGAAACCCGTCGGGCGCTGGACGCCCTCAAGGCCACCGCCGAAGACAGCCGGGCCGCCGCGGCCGATGCCGCCGCCCAGGCCCAGCTTCGCGCAGATCGCCTCGGCGAGGCCCTGTTCGACGCCGCCCAGAAGGCGGATCAGGCGGCCGATTCGCGCATCGAGGGCGCACGCCGCATCGTCGGCGAGACGGCCGGACTGGTGGACGAAGCCGGCCAGCGCGCGATCCAGAAGCTGGACCAGACCATGGACCGCATGATCGCGGCATTGGGACAGGTCGATGCCGCCATCTCCGATCTCGACGAACGCTCGGCGCGTCTCCCGGAAGAAGCCCGTGCCCGCGCCGAGGCCGTTCGCGCGACGGTCGAGGACGGTCTGGCCGCCCTCGCCGCCGCCTCGCGCAAGGCCGCCGAGGACACCGAGGCCCTGGACGTCGGCTTCCAGGAACGGGTGCGCCGCAACTACGACATGCTGACCGAGGCGGTTCGACTGATGGGCGTCGTCTCCGGCGAAACGCCCGCGTCACGCCGCGCCGCATCGCCGCCGGCCCTCACCTCGGACGAGCCGCGCCAGCGACCCGCTCGCGTGGACGAGGATCGCGGCTTCGGCCTGCGCGGGCGCCTGCGGCTCGAACCGACCGAGGATCAGACGCGGCGCGCTCCACCGGCGGCGACCCCCGACCGTCTCGACTGGAGCGATCTGGTCAGTGGCGGGGCCGAGCCCGAGGTGCCGCTGGACCTGGACCAGCCCGTCATGCCGTCCGACGCCGACGCCATGGCCGACCGGATCACCGCCGCCATCCGCCGCATGGGGGTCGATCCCAACGCCCTTTTGCCCCGCTCCCGGGTCGAGGAGGCCGCCGTGGCCTTCGCCGAGCGCGATCCCGACCGGGCACGCCAGATCGTTCGCCGCGTGGCACCCGCCGCCGTGCGCAGCGTCTCGCGCCGGGTGATGAGCGATCCCGAACTGCGCTCCGACGCCGAACGCTATGTCCGCGCCTTTTCCCAGAAGCTGTCGGGTTCTGCACGGACCGGTGATGCCTCCGGCGTGCTGGGGGCATTGGCGACCGACGCGGGCCGGGCCTTCATGCTTCTGGACGCGGCGGTCGGCGACCTGGCCTGA
- a CDS encoding phospholipase D-like domain-containing protein, which translates to MPTTRPDEKDSLLRPGDTVWRVETADRFAVLMENGVYFDALASAISKAQRSIVLLGWQFDPRTRLDPLTRAGDRQAEIGHQLRKLVRSRPDLDIRLLIWKSPLLIAASQGFYPHKAQRWFRKRMVEFRLDSPGPIGACHHQKVVVIDDRIAFCGGGDVSTDRWDSDQHLDEDPRRCQPSGLFSAPRHETMCVMDGAAARALGDLARERWFRATWERTVPDVTDNDPWPDGVEPVMRDVPIGIARTEPKWGGRGEVRENEALHLAAIKRAKRLIYMENQYFTSPAIAEALAARLCEDDGPEIVLVSTGNSPSWFDKMTMDTARSEVLFRLEAADHNHRFFAFAPRTRRGARIIVHAKVTVIDDEALRIGSTNLNNRSMGLDTECDIAAAPTDAAGRAAIRDFRHRSISHFLGITPEVFAAAEAVMGSVGRAIVDFDTGRMEVLGASPPSAVERFIAEWQLGDPSSSSNAWRPWKRRNPSQRGQGGQLDRLGKR; encoded by the coding sequence ATGCCGACGACCCGACCCGACGAAAAGGACAGCCTGCTGCGGCCGGGCGACACCGTCTGGCGCGTTGAGACGGCTGATCGGTTCGCGGTGCTGATGGAGAACGGCGTCTATTTCGACGCCCTGGCCTCGGCGATTTCCAAGGCCCAGAGGTCGATCGTCCTGCTGGGTTGGCAGTTCGATCCGCGCACCCGGCTGGACCCGCTGACCCGGGCCGGCGACCGGCAGGCCGAGATCGGGCATCAGCTCAGGAAGCTGGTGCGGTCCCGGCCCGACCTCGATATCCGACTGCTGATCTGGAAATCGCCGCTGCTGATCGCAGCCTCGCAAGGCTTCTATCCGCACAAGGCCCAGCGCTGGTTCAGGAAGCGGATGGTCGAGTTCCGCCTCGACAGCCCGGGCCCGATCGGTGCCTGTCATCACCAGAAGGTCGTGGTCATCGACGACCGGATCGCCTTCTGCGGCGGCGGCGACGTCTCGACCGACCGCTGGGATTCCGATCAGCACCTGGACGAGGATCCCCGCCGCTGCCAGCCCTCGGGCCTGTTCAGCGCCCCCCGGCACGAAACCATGTGCGTCATGGACGGGGCGGCGGCGCGGGCGCTCGGTGACCTGGCCCGCGAGCGATGGTTCAGGGCGACCTGGGAACGCACCGTCCCCGATGTCACCGACAACGACCCCTGGCCCGACGGCGTCGAGCCGGTCATGCGCGACGTTCCGATCGGCATTGCCCGCACCGAGCCGAAATGGGGCGGACGCGGCGAGGTGCGCGAGAACGAGGCCCTGCACCTGGCGGCGATCAAGCGGGCGAAGCGACTGATCTATATGGAGAACCAGTATTTTACCTCTCCGGCCATCGCCGAGGCCCTGGCGGCGCGGCTGTGCGAGGACGACGGACCCGAGATCGTGCTGGTCTCGACCGGCAACTCACCGAGCTGGTTCGACAAGATGACCATGGACACGGCGCGGTCGGAGGTCCTGTTCCGGCTGGAGGCGGCCGACCACAACCACCGCTTCTTCGCCTTCGCGCCGCGCACCCGTCGCGGAGCGCGGATCATCGTCCATGCCAAGGTGACGGTCATCGACGACGAGGCCCTGCGGATCGGCTCCACCAATCTGAACAACCGCTCGATGGGGCTGGACACCGAGTGCGATATCGCCGCCGCCCCGACCGACGCTGCCGGCCGCGCCGCGATCCGCGATTTCCGCCATCGCTCCATCAGCCATTTCCTGGGCATCACGCCCGAGGTCTTCGCGGCGGCGGAGGCGGTGATGGGCTCGGTCGGGCGCGCGATCGTCGACTTCGACACGGGCCGGATGGAGGTGCTGGGCGCGTCGCCGCCGTCAGCGGTCGAGCGCTTCATCGCCGAATGGCAGCTGGGGGATCCGTCGTCGTCGAGCAATGCCTGGCGACCTTGGAAGCGGCGCAATCCGTCGCAGCGCGGCCAGGGTGGTCAGCTGGATCGGCTGGGCAAACGCTAG
- a CDS encoding endonuclease/exonuclease/phosphatase family protein has translation MPRLLTYNVHRCVGTDRRLDVNRIVGVIAEYEPDIVCLQELDVGRARTGMVDQAQSIADGLSMSVHFNAAMRVEAEEYGDALLTRWPETLIRKGALPTIRGIPGLEPRGAIWAAIEIDGATLNVINTHLGLVPREQRLQAMALAGKDWLGDPRCTGPTILTGDFNATSLTRPYQTLTRRLADCQRQLGLRNTVKTFPSGFPAIRIDHAFVSPEIRVTAVTAPFSPLARIASDHLPLVIDFEIVR, from the coding sequence ATGCCCCGCCTGTTGACCTACAATGTCCACCGGTGCGTCGGCACGGATAGGCGTCTGGACGTGAACCGCATCGTCGGCGTCATCGCAGAGTACGAACCCGACATCGTCTGTCTTCAGGAACTCGATGTCGGTCGTGCACGCACGGGCATGGTCGATCAGGCCCAGTCGATCGCAGACGGCCTGTCGATGAGCGTCCACTTCAACGCCGCCATGCGGGTCGAGGCCGAGGAATACGGCGACGCGCTGCTGACCCGCTGGCCCGAGACCCTGATCCGAAAGGGTGCCCTGCCGACCATTCGGGGCATACCGGGGCTGGAGCCGCGCGGTGCGATCTGGGCCGCGATCGAGATCGACGGCGCGACGTTGAACGTCATCAACACCCATCTGGGCCTGGTGCCTCGCGAGCAGCGGCTTCAGGCGATGGCGCTGGCCGGCAAGGACTGGCTGGGCGATCCGCGCTGCACGGGGCCGACGATATTGACCGGCGATTTCAACGCGACATCGCTGACCCGGCCGTACCAGACCCTGACGCGGCGGCTGGCCGACTGTCAGAGGCAACTCGGACTGCGCAACACGGTGAAGACCTTCCCGTCGGGCTTTCCGGCCATCCGCATCGACCACGCCTTCGTCAGCCCGGAAATCAGGGTCACAGCCGTCACGGCCCCGTTCTCGCCGCTGGCCCGGATCGCCTCTGACCACCTGCCGCTGGTGATCGATTTCGAGATCGTGCGCTAG
- a CDS encoding TPM domain-containing protein, which produces MVTSLTRDDHARITAAINAAETNTSGEVFCVLAHRVSSYRDVSLGWAAAAALILPMLLIPLGFDPAWVPGVADSWESAHMAARDLTVGRALAAYAVVQAAVFTVVFLLTCIPAIRRVVTPRMVRRARVRRAAMQQVLAHGLHNTPLRTGVLIFAALEDRQVEIVADAGIHERVDAAVWVQAVDALTIALRAGRPADGFETAIAQVGAVLAEHFPPEVLEVDHLSNRLVEI; this is translated from the coding sequence ATGGTGACCTCATTGACCCGCGACGACCACGCCAGGATCACCGCGGCGATCAACGCCGCCGAGACGAACACCTCGGGCGAGGTGTTCTGCGTGCTCGCCCACCGCGTCTCTTCCTATCGCGACGTCAGTCTGGGCTGGGCGGCGGCGGCGGCGCTGATCCTGCCGATGCTGCTGATCCCGCTGGGGTTCGATCCCGCCTGGGTTCCGGGGGTGGCCGACAGCTGGGAGTCGGCACATATGGCCGCGCGCGACCTCACGGTCGGCCGGGCCCTGGCCGCCTATGCGGTGGTTCAGGCTGCGGTCTTCACAGTAGTCTTCCTGCTGACCTGCATCCCCGCGATCAGGCGTGTGGTCACGCCCCGCATGGTGCGTCGCGCCCGAGTGCGGCGGGCGGCGATGCAGCAGGTTCTGGCCCACGGACTGCACAACACGCCGCTCAGAACCGGCGTGCTGATCTTCGCGGCGCTGGAGGATCGGCAGGTCGAGATCGTCGCTGACGCCGGCATCCATGAGCGCGTCGATGCCGCCGTCTGGGTTCAGGCTGTTGATGCCCTGACCATCGCCCTGCGCGCGGGTCGGCCGGCCGACGGTTTCGAGACCGCGATCGCTCAGGTCGGAGCCGTCCTGGCCGAGCATTTCCCGCCCGAGGTGCTGGAGGTTGATCATCTGTCGAACCGGCTGGTCGAAATCTGA